One Methanobacterium sp. genomic region harbors:
- a CDS encoding GyrI-like domain-containing protein, with amino-acid sequence MEVEEKRIKDTQVAFMRYKGGYEKIPELIAETVQWVTDKGLNMTGMIYGAYFNSPEDVPSEQLRYEIGASFEGNAEDEGKVMVKIIPEHTVIATLHKGPYTEVGPVIRGLAEHADKNGYDIIGPVTEVYLNNPNETEPGELLTEVQFPVIKIG; translated from the coding sequence ATGGAAGTAGAAGAGAAAAGAATTAAAGATACACAAGTAGCTTTTATGCGGTACAAAGGTGGTTACGAGAAGATTCCAGAACTTATTGCAGAAACAGTGCAATGGGTAACAGACAAAGGATTGAATATGACTGGAATGATTTATGGAGCTTATTTTAACAGCCCTGAAGATGTACCCTCAGAACAACTGCGTTATGAAATAGGTGCCTCCTTCGAGGGTAATGCAGAAGATGAAGGAAAAGTAATGGTTAAAATAATTCCAGAACATACTGTAATTGCAACACTTCATAAAGGACCTTATACAGAAGTTGGACCGGTAATCCGCGGATTAGCAGAACATGCAGATAAAAATGGATATGATATAATAGGGCCTGTTACAGAAGTTTATCTTAACAACCCCAATGAAACTGAACCAGGTGAATTGCTCACTGAAGTGCAGTTTCCAGTAATTAAAATAGGATAA
- a CDS encoding flavin reductase family protein, which produces MKESLGPRTLGFPTPVFIVGSYDGEGKPNIMNAAAAGMCCLVPPCIYVSLREATYTYHNIMKRKAFTVSIPPEKYVVEADYFGLASGKKADKFEVSGLTPVESELVYAPYVNEFPVILECKLKETVNLGSHTMFIGEVLDLKVDKEVLIDITSKSGKKLIRINPEKFLPIIFDMSTRNYYKIGEKIGDGFSDGSKLLKNK; this is translated from the coding sequence ATGAAAGAAAGCCTTGGACCAAGAACTCTAGGTTTCCCTACACCTGTCTTTATAGTGGGCTCATATGACGGCGAAGGAAAACCAAATATAATGAATGCTGCCGCTGCAGGTATGTGCTGCCTTGTACCTCCCTGCATATACGTGTCTTTGCGTGAAGCAACTTACACTTACCATAATATCATGAAAAGGAAAGCATTTACTGTAAGTATTCCCCCTGAAAAGTATGTTGTGGAAGCAGATTATTTTGGACTTGCTTCTGGAAAAAAAGCAGATAAATTTGAAGTATCTGGTTTAACTCCAGTTGAAAGCGAACTGGTTTATGCACCTTATGTTAATGAATTTCCAGTGATACTGGAGTGTAAACTAAAAGAAACTGTCAATTTAGGATCCCACACCATGTTTATCGGAGAGGTTCTGGATTTAAAAGTAGATAAAGAAGTTTTAATTGACATAACATCCAAATCAGGGAAAAAATTGATTAGAATAAATCCTGAAAAGTTTTTACCAATTATTTTCGATATGTCTACCCGAAATTACTATAAAATAGGTGAAAAAATAGGTGATGGGTTTTCAGATGGTTCTAAACTACTAAAAAATAAATGA
- a CDS encoding SDR family oxidoreductase: MIAVTGATGHIGNVLVRKLLARGETVRAIVPPFEDIKPLEGLEVEIVEGDVRDADSLTKAFRSAEIVYHLAGIVTISSGNDDFLYQVNVEGTKNVVNSCLKNNVKRMVYVSSVHALKEPPHGTVIDETCDYDPECTRGSYDRSKALASLEVIKGIDKNLDSVLVCPSGVIGPYDYRISQMGHLFINFMKGDLKARVDGAYDFVDVRDVAEGIILACKKGKCGESYVLAGEQISVQDLFLELEKLTGIKAPSLKVPLWLVNVVSKVSPLYYKVTGKEPLFTTYSIDVINSNSKISSNKAFNELGYFPRPIKESIKDSVEWIRKNIEF; this comes from the coding sequence ATGATAGCTGTTACCGGCGCGACAGGACACATTGGAAATGTACTCGTCCGAAAATTACTTGCAAGAGGCGAAACTGTAAGGGCAATTGTGCCCCCATTTGAAGATATAAAGCCTCTTGAGGGATTAGAAGTCGAAATAGTTGAAGGTGATGTGCGTGATGCGGATTCACTTACCAAAGCATTTCGCAGCGCCGAAATTGTCTATCATTTAGCAGGCATTGTAACAATATCATCTGGAAATGATGATTTTCTTTACCAGGTGAACGTTGAAGGAACAAAAAACGTTGTTAACTCCTGTTTAAAAAACAATGTGAAACGCATGGTCTATGTTAGCTCTGTTCATGCCCTTAAAGAACCTCCTCACGGTACAGTAATTGATGAAACATGCGATTACGATCCAGAATGTACAAGGGGAAGCTACGACAGGTCCAAGGCTTTAGCATCCCTTGAAGTGATTAAAGGTATTGACAAAAACCTTGATTCAGTGCTGGTCTGTCCCAGTGGAGTGATAGGGCCTTATGATTACAGAATATCTCAAATGGGACATTTGTTTATTAACTTTATGAAAGGCGATTTAAAAGCCAGAGTTGATGGGGCTTATGACTTTGTTGATGTTCGAGATGTGGCAGAGGGAATAATATTGGCCTGCAAAAAGGGAAAATGCGGCGAAAGCTACGTTTTAGCCGGCGAACAAATTTCAGTACAGGACTTATTTTTAGAGCTTGAAAAACTTACTGGAATAAAAGCTCCCTCATTAAAAGTACCGTTATGGCTTGTCAATGTAGTAAGTAAAGTTTCTCCATTATATTATAAAGTTACCGGCAAAGAACCTCTTTTTACGACATATTCCATTGATGTAATTAACAGTAACTCCAAAATAAGTTCTAATAAAGCATTTAATGAACTGGGTTATTTTCCTAGGCCTATAAAAGAGTCAATTAAAGATTCTGTGGAATGGATCAGGAAAAATATTGAATTTTAA
- a CDS encoding GyrI-like domain-containing protein produces the protein MEIKFKNIKERQVAYIIATGRGHIPPIFSELIDYITKNNISTIEHYYCTFFNNTLNVDPEELHYEIGIPITGDVSEEGRIQIKKIPGNQVVSTIHKGSYNKINHVYHALMEHAVENGYLISGPATEIYIKGTHEVSRNEVSVEVRFPVIKK, from the coding sequence ATGGAAATAAAATTTAAAAATATCAAAGAAAGACAGGTAGCATATATAATAGCAACCGGACGTGGACATATACCTCCTATTTTTAGTGAATTAATAGATTACATTACAAAAAACAATATATCAACTATTGAACATTATTACTGTACCTTCTTTAACAACACCCTCAATGTAGACCCTGAAGAGTTACATTATGAAATAGGGATCCCCATCACTGGAGATGTATCTGAAGAAGGGAGGATACAAATTAAAAAAATACCTGGAAATCAGGTTGTATCAACCATACATAAAGGCAGTTATAACAAGATAAATCATGTCTACCACGCTTTAATGGAGCACGCCGTTGAAAATGGATATCTAATATCCGGACCTGCTACTGAGATTTATATTAAAGGCACACATGAAGTTTCAAGAAATGAAGTCTCAGTGGAAGTGCGTTTTCCTGTAATTAAAAAGTAA
- a CDS encoding DUF5654 family protein, with protein MQRNYSLKHLQPSKSKILRPKNEVSPALITAAFGLIAALAWNPAIQALILLYIGTGNALMGLFIYAIIVTIIALIATYAIARSLAKYGVEMPKK; from the coding sequence ATGCAAAGAAACTATTCATTGAAACATTTGCAGCCTTCAAAATCAAAGATTTTGAGGCCGAAAAACGAAGTTTCCCCGGCATTAATAACTGCAGCATTTGGTTTAATTGCAGCTCTTGCATGGAACCCGGCAATCCAAGCTTTAATCCTGTTATATATAGGCACAGGTAATGCGCTCATGGGACTCTTTATCTATGCCATAATTGTAACTATCATAGCTCTCATAGCAACTTATGCAATTGCAAGATCTTTAGCCAAATATGGAGTGGAAATGCCAAAAAAATAG
- a CDS encoding TIGR00288 family NYN domain-containing protein: MRNLEKLSSFKQYIPLTRKSNERNIGLLVDGPNMLRNEFHLDLEMIKEIVSENGTIKVAKVLMNQYASDKLIEAVVNQGFTPIIVAGDVDVQLAVEAFELVYNPNIDVIALMTRNADFLPLINIAKENGKETMVIGAEPGFSVALKNSADSAIVLNTQPTPETA, from the coding sequence ATGCGCAATCTAGAAAAATTAAGTTCATTTAAACAGTATATTCCATTAACTAGAAAATCCAATGAACGAAATATTGGACTGCTGGTAGATGGACCAAATATGCTCAGAAATGAATTCCATCTGGATCTAGAGATGATAAAAGAGATAGTATCAGAAAACGGTACAATAAAGGTTGCAAAGGTTCTTATGAACCAGTATGCTTCAGATAAGCTTATAGAAGCTGTAGTAAATCAAGGTTTTACTCCCATAATAGTGGCAGGAGATGTAGATGTTCAACTTGCGGTAGAAGCTTTCGAACTTGTTTATAATCCTAATATTGATGTTATTGCTCTTATGACTCGTAATGCAGACTTTTTACCATTAATAAACATCGCTAAAGAAAATGGGAAAGAAACCATGGTAATTGGAGCCGAACCTGGTTTCAGTGTAGCCTTAAAAAACTCAGCAGATAGTGCAATAGTCCTGAATACCCAACCAACTCCTGAAACTGCCTAA
- a CDS encoding ABC transporter permease, with translation MDAMKMLKDSYHVMAKDMLELRRNKMSLAALFIMPLIFLVMFGFIFPTGNTQLNMPVGLVNLDHGQGSNEFIAQLETVNNNTHYMALTNFTGVDDAMTQVKEGKLSGVIIIPQGFSDNITNGKSGTFTAYIDNSIPQSSAQIQQALSGTVISMNNIKAEANVMNLSKATNQIVNPQAMIFPYTPNVETSIPGQTNYFNFLAPGLMIMIVMMSVMTGIPEAISKEKEIGTFDGMLSAPISQISVIIGKTAALCTRGFIQCIIILAIAILLFGVTIQGNILLAFFMLLLGIFSFIGIGIMAISMSGDQASSTMIVNLLMFPMMFLGGVFYPIQQMPWFMQIISQFIPLTYAADAMRKIMLLNAGISDVMTQIVILVVFGIVTMAIAVPLFRKSMTR, from the coding sequence ATGGATGCAATGAAGATGTTAAAAGACAGTTACCATGTAATGGCTAAGGACATGCTTGAACTTAGGCGCAACAAAATGTCTCTGGCAGCCCTTTTTATCATGCCATTGATTTTCCTGGTCATGTTCGGTTTCATTTTCCCAACTGGTAACACTCAATTGAACATGCCAGTAGGGCTGGTTAACCTCGATCATGGACAGGGAAGTAACGAATTCATAGCACAGCTTGAAACAGTTAATAATAACACCCATTATATGGCATTAACGAACTTCACGGGTGTTGATGATGCCATGACACAGGTAAAAGAAGGAAAGCTATCAGGTGTAATTATTATACCGCAGGGATTCTCCGATAACATAACAAATGGAAAATCCGGTACTTTCACGGCTTATATTGATAACAGTATACCCCAAAGCTCAGCGCAGATACAGCAAGCATTATCCGGCACTGTAATTAGTATGAACAACATTAAAGCCGAAGCTAATGTCATGAACTTAAGCAAAGCCACAAATCAGATCGTTAACCCCCAGGCAATGATTTTCCCTTACACACCGAATGTCGAGACATCTATACCTGGCCAAACAAATTACTTCAACTTCCTGGCACCTGGACTGATGATCATGATTGTGATGATGTCCGTTATGACAGGTATTCCTGAAGCCATTTCCAAAGAAAAAGAAATAGGCACATTTGACGGGATGTTATCAGCCCCAATCAGTCAGATCTCAGTTATAATCGGTAAAACTGCAGCACTGTGTACAAGAGGTTTTATCCAGTGTATCATAATACTTGCAATCGCGATACTCCTCTTTGGAGTCACTATTCAAGGAAATATCCTGCTGGCATTCTTCATGCTTCTTTTGGGGATATTCAGCTTCATAGGAATCGGAATAATGGCCATTTCCATGTCTGGAGACCAGGCATCAAGTACAATGATCGTGAACCTGCTGATGTTCCCAATGATGTTCCTTGGAGGAGTATTCTACCCAATTCAGCAGATGCCATGGTTCATGCAGATTATTTCGCAGTTTATTCCCCTGACATATGCTGCAGATGCAATGCGTAAAATAATGCTCTTGAATGCAGGTATCAGTGACGTAATGACACAGATAGTCATACTTGTAGTGTTTGGTATCGTTACAATGGCTATTGCTGTACCATTATTCAGAAAATCAATGACAAGATGA
- a CDS encoding helix-turn-helix transcriptional regulator: protein MSDFKEIHDKLEELGKLGGLRIWIIHVLDRGPKNGVEIMDAIQEHHEQFHQMADMRRNIRDDPEYYKRMDKNDKHYYKHLNRTMKHASRRPSPGSVYPMLKKMVSEGFIVKQEDGRYELTDLGRETYTNIFGPSPRSHEEIDRSAQAVENALTEIESYVSYLNDIKKEKLVPHKEWIGTLSEKLKKMKDSLKEE from the coding sequence TTGAGCGATTTCAAAGAAATTCATGACAAACTTGAAGAACTGGGAAAACTCGGTGGTTTAAGAATATGGATAATTCATGTTCTAGATCGCGGGCCAAAAAACGGTGTGGAAATAATGGACGCCATACAAGAACACCATGAACAATTCCATCAAATGGCAGACATGAGACGCAATATAAGAGATGATCCAGAGTATTACAAGCGTATGGACAAAAATGATAAACACTACTATAAACATCTGAACAGGACAATGAAACACGCATCACGAAGGCCTTCACCAGGTTCAGTATATCCTATGCTCAAAAAAATGGTTTCTGAAGGATTTATTGTCAAGCAGGAAGACGGTCGGTATGAACTAACAGATTTAGGACGTGAAACATACACCAACATATTTGGGCCTTCACCTAGATCACATGAAGAAATAGATCGAAGCGCACAGGCAGTAGAAAATGCATTAACCGAAATTGAAAGCTACGTATCTTATTTAAACGATATTAAAAAAGAAAAATTGGTTCCACATAAAGAATGGATAGGAACATTAAGCGAAAAACTCAAAAAAATGAAGGATTCGCTCAAAGAGGAATAA
- a CDS encoding 4Fe-4S ferredoxin produces MEFENTIRKIIEKECEDYFLGIADLSLAENDILKQYESFFDEYPRAISIGITLPYTATRKTVDKNTKVYNETNQQLNAITVSLSKLLQRNGYKTLSIPKTEKVDDNNFISLHKLAANVANLGKIEKNGLLITPEAGSGVNWGTILTDAPLEAANQ; encoded by the coding sequence ATGGAATTTGAAAATACAATAAGAAAAATTATTGAAAAAGAGTGTGAAGATTACTTTTTAGGCATTGCAGACTTGTCCCTTGCAGAAAATGACATACTTAAACAGTATGAATCATTTTTTGATGAATATCCTCGAGCAATATCCATTGGAATTACATTACCTTATACAGCCACACGTAAAACAGTAGATAAAAATACCAAAGTTTATAATGAAACCAACCAGCAATTAAACGCAATTACTGTGAGTTTAAGCAAATTACTGCAACGAAATGGATATAAAACTCTATCCATCCCTAAAACAGAAAAAGTAGATGATAATAACTTTATTTCATTACATAAACTGGCTGCAAATGTGGCAAATCTTGGAAAAATTGAGAAAAATGGTTTATTGATAACGCCAGAAGCAGGTTCTGGAGTTAATTGGGGTACGATACTTACGGATGCTCCCCTTGAAGCGGCAAATCAATGA
- a CDS encoding TetR/AcrR family transcriptional regulator gives MKEKEQKILDASLKLFVERGFHGTSTAEIAKTAGVATGTLFHYFKTKEELINRLYLYTKESMLCEVREHYDDKKTFKENIKELWLKFVRFGVNDPYKFQFILTFHCSPYITSLTKEQVESHAESMLGIYKNGIGKQKIKEISFEMVMDYFWGNVVTVVTHFEKYPEKLNEKNLDMAFELLWDGISK, from the coding sequence TTGAAAGAAAAAGAACAAAAAATACTGGATGCATCCCTAAAACTTTTTGTTGAAAGGGGATTTCATGGAACTTCCACTGCAGAGATTGCAAAAACAGCAGGTGTTGCTACAGGGACTCTATTCCACTATTTTAAAACTAAAGAAGAACTTATAAATCGCCTATATTTATACACCAAGGAAAGCATGTTGTGTGAAGTCCGCGAACATTACGACGATAAAAAAACATTTAAAGAAAATATTAAAGAATTATGGCTTAAATTCGTGCGTTTTGGTGTTAATGATCCTTATAAATTTCAATTTATACTTACTTTCCACTGTTCTCCTTATATAACTTCACTTACTAAAGAACAGGTTGAATCGCATGCTGAAAGCATGCTCGGAATTTACAAAAACGGCATTGGAAAACAAAAAATAAAGGAAATATCTTTTGAAATGGTAATGGATTATTTTTGGGGTAATGTAGTTACGGTGGTAACTCATTTTGAAAAATATCCTGAGAAATTAAATGAAAAAAATTTAGACATGGCTTTTGAACTTTTATGGGATGGAATCTCAAAATAG
- a CDS encoding ATP-binding cassette domain-containing protein yields the protein MTEYAIELNNLTKKFGDFTAVDDLSLTVNEGEIFGFLGPNGAGKSTTIRMLCTLAQPTSGSAKVAGYDLIKDSARVRENIGLVAEKMIMYDRLTAAENLRFFGKLYEIPKQKLEERIDELLELVDMQEWKNTQISKFSTGMKQRINVIRALLPEPKIVFMDEPTLGLDPQTTFSIRDITREINDSGVTVILTTHAMVEAEALSDRVAIIDHGKVAALDTPQKLKNMIKNSDTTVFGTKITNLTSDLIGKINSLDVVTAVSQQDDYNLKISAKGDDALNQIIDAVRHEGGNIASITNSNESTLEDVFLAVTGKEMRDQASEKAAPVHHGHGHAPKARVR from the coding sequence ATGACAGAATATGCCATAGAATTAAATAATCTCACTAAAAAGTTTGGTGATTTTACAGCAGTAGATGATTTATCACTTACTGTAAACGAAGGAGAAATATTTGGCTTTTTAGGTCCAAATGGCGCGGGGAAAAGTACCACCATAAGAATGCTCTGTACGCTCGCCCAACCTACATCTGGATCGGCTAAAGTTGCAGGTTACGACCTGATTAAAGATTCTGCCAGAGTTCGGGAAAATATTGGGCTGGTTGCAGAGAAAATGATTATGTATGACAGGCTTACCGCTGCTGAAAACCTCAGGTTCTTTGGAAAACTCTATGAAATACCAAAGCAGAAACTTGAAGAGAGAATTGACGAACTGCTTGAACTGGTTGACATGCAGGAATGGAAGAACACGCAGATATCCAAATTTTCCACAGGTATGAAACAGAGAATTAATGTTATCCGGGCATTATTGCCAGAGCCCAAGATTGTATTCATGGATGAACCAACACTCGGGCTTGACCCACAGACAACATTTTCCATAAGAGACATTACAAGGGAAATCAACGACAGTGGAGTAACAGTGATACTTACAACTCACGCTATGGTAGAAGCAGAAGCCTTGAGCGACAGAGTTGCTATTATCGACCATGGTAAAGTCGCTGCCCTTGATACGCCACAGAAACTGAAGAATATGATAAAAAACAGCGATACAACAGTTTTCGGCACCAAAATTACAAATCTAACATCTGATTTAATTGGAAAGATCAATTCACTTGATGTTGTAACTGCAGTATCCCAACAGGACGATTATAATCTGAAAATTAGTGCTAAAGGTGATGATGCACTTAATCAGATCATCGATGCTGTCCGTCATGAAGGCGGTAATATCGCATCAATAACAAACAGCAATGAATCAACTCTAGAAGATGTTTTCTTAGCTGTAACCGGTAAAGAAATGCGTGACCAGGCCAGTGAAAAAGCAGCCCCCGTACATCATGGGCATGGACATGCACCTAAAGCGAGGGTGAGGTGA
- a CDS encoding aldo/keto reductase: MQMREIKKNGDKISALGFGAMRLPTKTGRIDKESAKKLIYDSIDNGVNFIDTAYPYHGGASESFLGEILQGEYREKVKLCTKMPSWFIKKYEDMEKYLEIQLEKLQTDYIDYYLIHSLGKGSFEKLKELGVFEFLEDAKAKGKIKNIGFSFHDNVNSFKEIVDAYDWDACLIQYNYLDETNQAGTEGLKYAHSKGIAVFIMEPLKGGLLAGEVPDKVNKIWDKSDVKRSPADWALRWVLNHPEVTCVVSGMGEENQVKENIKVANEALPNSLTEDELKLYNEAKDVYEELMVVDCTGCGYCMPCPRGVNIPTCFELYNHKYMFNEGARASFLYLGQLGGVMGGDETHAGLCTGCGKCINACPQKLDIPELLEDVSKEMGGRGFKYKLKIGKAVFVPVFRAFMSLSSRL, from the coding sequence ATGCAGATGAGAGAAATTAAGAAAAATGGCGATAAAATATCAGCACTTGGATTTGGTGCAATGAGACTTCCTACAAAAACAGGTAGGATTGATAAAGAAAGCGCTAAAAAGCTGATTTATGATTCAATAGATAATGGAGTAAATTTTATTGACACAGCATATCCTTATCATGGGGGAGCAAGCGAATCATTTTTAGGAGAGATACTGCAGGGTGAATACCGAGAGAAGGTAAAGCTCTGCACGAAAATGCCGTCATGGTTCATTAAAAAATATGAGGATATGGAAAAATATCTGGAAATACAGCTCGAAAAACTCCAGACAGATTATATTGATTATTATTTGATTCATTCACTAGGTAAAGGCAGTTTTGAAAAACTAAAAGAACTTGGAGTTTTTGAATTTTTAGAGGATGCCAAAGCAAAGGGGAAAATAAAGAATATCGGTTTTTCATTCCATGACAATGTTAACTCCTTTAAAGAAATTGTGGACGCTTATGATTGGGACGCGTGTTTAATTCAGTATAATTATTTAGATGAGACAAATCAGGCAGGCACTGAAGGTTTAAAATACGCCCACTCCAAAGGAATTGCAGTTTTCATCATGGAACCTTTAAAAGGCGGACTCCTCGCTGGAGAAGTGCCAGACAAAGTAAATAAAATATGGGACAAATCTGATGTCAAAAGAAGCCCTGCAGACTGGGCTTTAAGGTGGGTCTTGAACCACCCAGAAGTCACATGTGTTGTTTCAGGAATGGGAGAAGAAAACCAGGTTAAAGAAAACATCAAAGTTGCAAATGAAGCTCTGCCAAATAGCCTCACTGAAGATGAATTAAAACTTTACAATGAAGCTAAAGATGTTTATGAAGAACTTATGGTGGTTGACTGTACAGGATGCGGCTACTGCATGCCATGTCCAAGGGGAGTCAATATTCCCACATGCTTTGAACTTTACAATCACAAATACATGTTTAATGAAGGAGCTAGGGCTTCTTTTCTTTATTTGGGTCAGTTAGGGGGAGTTATGGGCGGTGATGAGACTCATGCGGGCCTTTGTACTGGCTGTGGGAAATGTATAAACGCATGCCCTCAAAAACTGGATATTCCTGAACTTTTAGAAGATGTTTCAAAGGAAATGGGTGGAAGAGGGTTTAAATATAAACTGAAAATTGGAAAAGCAGTATTTGTGCCTGTTTTCAGAGCTTTCATGTCTTTAAGCTCAAGACTATAA
- a CDS encoding GNAT family N-acetyltransferase gives MIYLKEAVLQDRKKIYNWLYFSDFSSFLNELQSSSQIPSPPKFKEYYEDFFFESSSPEKGQGYIILINEDEEDEIGFISYTSFHLMNGIAELDIWLKSLNYTGKGYGTSALKNLSEKLFNEGFHTLIIRPCAKNIRAVNSYKKAGFVESVFEPEKYYKKEYIDEYAPGDC, from the coding sequence ATGATTTATCTAAAAGAAGCAGTACTTCAAGACAGAAAAAAAATTTACAACTGGCTTTATTTTTCAGACTTTTCCTCTTTTTTAAATGAATTACAATCTTCTAGCCAAATTCCTTCACCCCCCAAATTTAAAGAATATTATGAAGACTTCTTTTTTGAAAGTTCTAGTCCAGAAAAAGGACAGGGATACATTATACTTATTAATGAAGATGAAGAAGATGAAATAGGGTTTATATCTTATACCTCCTTTCATTTAATGAACGGAATTGCCGAACTGGATATATGGCTTAAATCACTTAATTATACAGGCAAAGGGTATGGAACATCTGCTTTAAAGAATTTAAGTGAGAAATTATTCAATGAAGGATTTCATACTTTGATTATACGGCCTTGTGCAAAAAATATTCGAGCGGTAAATTCATATAAAAAAGCAGGATTTGTTGAATCTGTTTTTGAACCTGAAAAATATTATAAAAAAGAATATATTGACGAATATGCACCGGGAGATTGCTGA
- a CDS encoding GyrI-like domain-containing protein gives MKIEIKNIEKSKAAYVSVTGPYDQIPEILEEVVGYVIKENLQITEPPYGVYINSPMDVPPEELQYEMGITFIGDANGEGRVKIKEILAHQAVSTVYKGPYGQAAQIYQALIEYADENSYNIVGPVKEIYMNNPMEVSEDELLTEVQFPVMKK, from the coding sequence ATGAAAATAGAAATTAAGAATATAGAAAAAAGTAAAGCAGCTTATGTATCTGTAACCGGTCCTTACGATCAGATACCTGAAATTTTAGAAGAAGTAGTTGGTTATGTTATAAAAGAGAATTTACAGATTACAGAGCCTCCTTACGGAGTATACATAAATAGTCCAATGGATGTACCTCCAGAAGAACTACAATATGAAATGGGGATTACATTTATAGGAGATGCAAATGGTGAGGGTAGAGTTAAAATTAAAGAAATTCTTGCCCATCAGGCCGTTTCAACAGTATACAAAGGACCATACGGACAAGCTGCACAAATATATCAAGCTTTAATAGAATATGCCGATGAAAACAGTTATAATATAGTAGGGCCAGTTAAAGAAATATACATGAACAATCCTATGGAAGTATCAGAGGACGAGTTACTTACTGAGGTTCAGTTTCCAGTGATGAAAAAATAG